From Glycine max cultivar Williams 82 chromosome 11, Glycine_max_v4.0, whole genome shotgun sequence, the proteins below share one genomic window:
- the LOC100796903 gene encoding scarecrow-like protein 14, protein MDPHLKSNFINGVKPSQVPNTVDVEDHSFDPVNGMMKPFDFGFMDNRFLISPDPNAAQNPFSSSTDEDYPLDEIDFSATVLRYINQMLMEEDLEAKPCMFHDTLALQAAEKSFYEVIGETYHSSSIQNYHNMDSPDESSFSGATTSTSNSFESQWNNVDLADYKPSILQTTFPADFVFQASSIQSSMNTTSNFAVTNSQFLASSVAGFLDPGSTNLFSKSESVLQFERGVEEANKFLPKWNPLVFDLENPSFRMVPPQQVKIKAETERDEISAESRGRKNHEREDEEADLQDGRSNKQSAVYIDDSEISELLDKVLLGTGCRNEQAPSCIGHADLPNGPSLGKLEETNKSGGGKSHVKKQGSKKEIVDLRTLLILCAQAVSSDDRMSANELLKQIKQHASPLGDGTQRLAQCFASALEARLVGTGTQIYTALSHKRTSAADMVKAYQMYISACPFKKLSMIFANHTILHLAKEVETLHIIDFGIRYGFQWPALIYRLSKQPGGPPKLRITGIELPQPGFRPAERVQETGLRLTRYCDRFNVPFEFNAIAQKWETIKIEDLKIKENELLVANAMFRFQNLLDETVVVNSPRDAVLKLIRKANPAIFLHANVNGSYNAPFFVTRFREALFHYSTLFDVLDTNVACEDPMRLMFEREFFGRQVMNIVACEGCERVERPETYKQWQVRNMRAGFKQLPLDKHLINKLRCKLKDAYHSDFMLLEDDNYMLQGWKGRVVYASSCWVPA, encoded by the coding sequence ATGGATCCTCATTTGAAGTCCAATTTCATCAATGGTGTTAAACCCAGCCAAGTGCCCAACACTGTCGATGTAGAGGATCACTCCTTTGACCCTGTTAATGGGATGATGAAACCCTTTGATTTTGGATTCATGGATAACCGGTTTCTTATTTCGCCTGATCCAAATGCTGCTCAAAATCCCTTTTCCTCGTCCACTGATGAAGACTATCCATTGGATGAGATTGATTTTTCTGCCACTGTCCTACGCTACATAAACCAAATGCTTATGGAAGAGGACTTGGAGGCAAAGCCGTGTATGTTCCATGATACCTTGGCTCTCCAAGCTGCTGAGAAATCATTCTATGAGGTCATTGGTGAGACATACCATTCTTCTTCCATCCAAAACTATCACAACATGGACAGCCCCGATGAGAGTAGCTTCAGTGGTGCAACAACTAGCACTAGTAACTCGTTTGAGTCGCAATGGAATAATGTTGATCTTGCTGACTATAAGCCTTCCATACTGCAAACCACTTTTCCTGCTGACTTTGTTTTCCAGGCCAGTTCGATCCAATCTTCAATGAATACCACAAGCAACTTTGCTGTAACCAATAGTCAATTCTTGGCAAGTTCCGTGGCTGGATTTTTGGATCCAGGTTCAACAAACTTGTTTAGCAAGAGTGAGTCTGTACTGCAATTTGAGAGGGGTGTGGAGGAAGCCAATAAGTTCCTGCCTAAATGGAATCCTTTGGTTTTTGACTTGGAGAACCCATCTTTTAGAATGGTTCCCCCTCAGCAGGTGAAAATTAAGGCGGAGACAGAGAGAGATGAAATTTCTGCTGAGTCaagaggaaggaagaatcatGAGCGGGAAGATGAAGAAGCAGATTTACAAGATGGGAGAAGCAACAAGCAGTCAGCTGTGTACATTGATGACAGTGAGATATCAGAATTGCTTGATAAGGTCCTGCTGGGCACAGGGTGCAGAAATGAGCAAGCTCCTTCGTGTATTGGTCACGCAGACCTTCCTAATGGGCCATCCTTGGGTAAATTAGAAGAAACAAACAAGTCTGGTGGTGGGAAGAGCCATGTTAAGAAACAAGGCAGCAAGAAGGAAATTGTGGATCTGAGGACATTGTTGATTCTATGCGCACAAGCTGTTTCTTCTGATGATCGCATGTCTGCTAATGAGTTATTGAAGCAGATAAAGCAACATGCTTCTCCACTGGGGGATGGGACTCAGAGGCTGGCCCAATGCTTTGCAAGTGCCCTTGAAGCACGCTTGGTTGGCACCggaactcagatttatactgctTTATCTCACAAAAGAACCTCTGCTGCAGACATGGTGAAAGCTTACCAAATGTATATTTCAGCCTGTCCATTCAAGAAGCTTTCAATGATTTTTGCAAACCATACAATTTTGCATTTAGCCAAGGAAGTTGAAACTCTTCATATTATAGATTTTGGCATCCGTTATGGCTTCCAGTGGCCAGCTCTTATTTATCGTCTATCAAAACAACCCGGTGGGCCTCCCAAGCTGCGCATTACAGGGATAGAGCTCCCACAACCTGGTTTCAGGCCAGCAGAGAGAGTCCAGGAGACGGGGCTTCGACTTACAAGGTATTGTGATCGCTTTAATGTTCCATTTGAGTTCAATGCCATTGCACAGAAATGGGAAACTATCAAAATTGAGGACTTGAAGATAAAGGAAAATGAACTTCTTGTTGCGAATGCTATGTTTCGATTTCAAAATCTACTTGATGAGACAGTTGTGGTGAATAGTCCCCGGGATGCTGTTTTAAAGTTAATAAGGAAGGCAAATCCTGCTATCTTTTTACATGCTAATGTCAATGGGAGCTATAATGCTCCATTCTTTGTGACACGGTTCCGGGAGGCCCTTTTCCATTATTCTACTTTGTTTGATGTGCTTGATACCAATGTTGCTTGTGAAGATCCAATGAGGTTGATGTTTGAGAGAGAGTTCTTTGGGCGGCAGGTAATGAATATTGTAGCTTGTGAGGGTTGTGAGAGGGTTGAGAGGCCTGAGACATACAAGCAATGGCAGGTTAGGAACATGAGAGCTGGATTTAAACAATTGCCCTTGGATAAACATCTCATTAACAAATTAAGATGCAAGTTGAAAGATGCGTACCACAGTGATTTcatgcttcttgaagatgacaACTACATGCTGCAAGGTTGGAAGGGCCGAGTAGTTTATGCTTCCTCCTGTTGGGTGCCTGCATAG
- the LOC100797436 gene encoding telomere repeat-binding protein 5 isoform X1 produces MVLQKRLEYGFNGYQAPAMPRASRSTRRRAKFRRAEDNQKCAFDLLATVAGKLLQERENPTMSSDTSLEKDQCGFVKECQDANKPSKSEISDEGSCDNSGFSRLSSQTNKKNCGLKEFTHLAIDGDVGIASIVTSSSCLERFIAEKMVDSNSHFKVENVTSKVNLDFSDYPKDSDFKLDGDTSKGKDELHKFEKVPIGSGIDMCNFEDPLDVNPPALISLGGNAKLSGYNDRIPCSLLSKSRDNVPVVSRDDDENSSGCTHPINTETKSFRPKTCIGKRMASNFQKVAEKTKNYALSNNDGDWKRTYLSKRNCNKHQSSQMNIPFKKRKLFNYRSVANSNGLIRRGGIYYSPENCMNQDGCDSPPGMHKVQIFHADPGMSSLEACQHQTLRSIGSHVNLRIKSFRVPELFIEVPETATIGSLKRTVMDAVTAVLGGELHIGVFLQGKQVKDDSKTLLQTGISHHNELDALGFTLEPNSSQSLPIVCASHSPRPKADITEPVIRYPSSPAVIHQRIQGNSDMLPEHQVTSLGRHFESDHDSAPSPVNVSVDKNMKDSKELVTVPEMDEELAMVPVHQKPKRSEIVQRRIRRPFSVDEVEALVQAVEKLGTGRWRDVKLCAFDNANHRTYVDLKDKWKTLVHTARISPQQRRGEPVPQELLDRVLVAHAYWSQQQTKSQHKHHPETETVFSF; encoded by the exons ATGGTATTGCAGAAAAGGTTAGAGTACGGATTTAATGGCTATCAGGCTCCGGCCATGCCGCGAGCTTCCCGATCAACTAGG AGGAGGGCTAAATTTCGAAGAGCAGAAGACAATCAAAAGTGTGCATTTGACTTATTGGCCACCGTAGCTGGTAAACTATTGCAAGAGAGAGAGAATCCAACCATGTCTAGTGATACATCATTAGAAAAGGATCAGTGTGGATTTGTCAAAGAGTGCCAAGATGCAAATAAaccatccaaatctgagatttCTGATGAAGGAAGTTGTGACAACAGTGGTTTCTCTCGTCTTTcttcacaaacaaacaaaaaaaattgcggTTTGAAAGAATTCACACATCTTGCAATTGATGGTGATGTAGGGATTGCTTCTATAGTGACAAGTTCTAGTTGCTTAGAGAGGTTCATTGCAGAGAAAATGGTGGATAGCAATAGCCATTTCAAAGTGGAAAATGTTACTAGCAAAGTTAATTTAGATTTTTCTGATTATCCAAAGGATAGTGATTTCAAGTTAGATGGCGATACCAGTAAAGGAAAGGATGAGTTGCATAAATTTGAGAAGGTGCCAATTGGTAGTGGGATTGACATGTGTAATTTTGAGGACCCTTTGGATGTAAATCCTCCTGCATTGATCAGTTTAGGTGGCAATGCCAAATTGTCTGGGTATAATGATAGGATTCCCTGTAGCTTGTTGTCCAAAAGTCGTGACAATGTACCAGTAGTTAGTAGAGATGATGATGAAAACTCTTCTGGGTGTACTCACCCTATAAATACTGAAACCAAGTCCTTTAGGCCAAAGACTTGTATAGGTAAAAGAATGGCTTCTAACTTTCAGAAAGTTGCtgaaaaaacaaagaattaTGCACTTTCTAACAATG ATGGAGATTGGAAGCGAACTTACCTCAGCAAGAGGAACTGCAATAAACACCAAAGTTCTCAGATGAATATTCCTTTCAAAAAGAGGAAGCTTTTTAATTATCGCTCTGTTGCAAACTCTAATGGATTGATCAGGAGAGGTGGCATTTATTATTCACCTGAGAATTGTATGAATCAGGATGGATGTGATTCACCACCTGGGATGCACAAAG tCCAAATCTTTCATGCAGACCCTGGAATGTCATCTTTGGAAGCATGCCAACATCAGACGTTACGAAGCATAGGTTCTCATG TGAATCTTAGGATCAAGTCATTTAGAGTGCCAGAGCTTTTTATAGAGGTTCCAGAAACTGCAACAATTGGGTCCTTGAAG AGGACAGTGATGGATGCAGTGACTGCTGTGCTTGGAGGTGAATTGCACATTGGTGTTTTTCTCCAGGGAAAACAAGTTAAGGATGACAGTAAAACTCTACTTCAAACTGGAATTTCTCATCATAACGAGTTGGATGCTTTGGGTTTCACCCTGGAGCCTAATTCTTCACAAAGCCTACCGATTGTATGTGCTTCACATTCTCCTCGTCCTAAAGCTGACATAACTGAGCCTGTAATAAG GTATCCCTCCAGTCCAGCTGTAATTCATCAGAGGATTCAAGGCAACTCTGACATGTTACCTGAGCATCAAGTAACCAGTTTAGGTAGACATTTTGAAAGTGACCATGATTCAGCACCTTCTCCTGTCAATGTGTCTGTTGacaaaaatatgaaagattccAAAGAACTGGTTACTGTTCCTGAAATGGATGAGGAACTAGCTATGGTACCTGTACACCAGAAGCCAAAGCGATCTGAGATCGTCCAGCGTCGAATACGCAGGCCTTTTTCTGTAGATGAAGTAGAAGCACTGGTTCAAGCAGTTGAAAAACTAGGAACTGGAAG gtGGCGTGATGTTAAGCTTTGTGCTTTTGATAATGCAAATCATCGGACATATGTGGATTTGAAG GATAAATGGAAAACACTGGTGCACACGGCAAGAATATCCCCTCAGCAAAGGAGGGGTGAACCTGTTCCCCAAGAACTTTTGGACAGGGTTCTAGTGGCCCACGCATATTGGTCCCAGCAACAGACTAAGTCACAGCACAAGCACCATCCAGAAACTGAAACTGTCTTCtccttttaa
- the LOC100797436 gene encoding telomere repeat-binding protein 5 isoform X2: MVLQKRLEYGFNGYQAPAMPRASRSTRRRAKFRRAEDNQKCAFDLLATVAGKLLQERENPTMSSDTSLEKDQCGFVKECQDANKPSKSEISDEGSCDNSGFSRLSSQTNKKNCGLKEFTHLAIDGDVGIASIVTSSSCLERFIAEKMVDSNSHFKVENVTSKVNLDFSDYPKDSDFKLDGDTSKGKDELHKFEKVPIGSGIDMCNFEDPLDVNPPALISLGGNAKLSGYNDRIPCSLLSKSRDNVPVVSRDDDENSSGCTHPINTETKSFRPKTCIGKRMASNFQKVAEKTKNYALSNNDGDWKRTYLSKRNCNKHQSSQMNIPFKKRKLFNYRSVANSNGLIRRGGIYYSPENCMNQDGCDSPPGMHKDPGMSSLEACQHQTLRSIGSHVNLRIKSFRVPELFIEVPETATIGSLKRTVMDAVTAVLGGELHIGVFLQGKQVKDDSKTLLQTGISHHNELDALGFTLEPNSSQSLPIVCASHSPRPKADITEPVIRYPSSPAVIHQRIQGNSDMLPEHQVTSLGRHFESDHDSAPSPVNVSVDKNMKDSKELVTVPEMDEELAMVPVHQKPKRSEIVQRRIRRPFSVDEVEALVQAVEKLGTGRWRDVKLCAFDNANHRTYVDLKDKWKTLVHTARISPQQRRGEPVPQELLDRVLVAHAYWSQQQTKSQHKHHPETETVFSF, from the exons ATGGTATTGCAGAAAAGGTTAGAGTACGGATTTAATGGCTATCAGGCTCCGGCCATGCCGCGAGCTTCCCGATCAACTAGG AGGAGGGCTAAATTTCGAAGAGCAGAAGACAATCAAAAGTGTGCATTTGACTTATTGGCCACCGTAGCTGGTAAACTATTGCAAGAGAGAGAGAATCCAACCATGTCTAGTGATACATCATTAGAAAAGGATCAGTGTGGATTTGTCAAAGAGTGCCAAGATGCAAATAAaccatccaaatctgagatttCTGATGAAGGAAGTTGTGACAACAGTGGTTTCTCTCGTCTTTcttcacaaacaaacaaaaaaaattgcggTTTGAAAGAATTCACACATCTTGCAATTGATGGTGATGTAGGGATTGCTTCTATAGTGACAAGTTCTAGTTGCTTAGAGAGGTTCATTGCAGAGAAAATGGTGGATAGCAATAGCCATTTCAAAGTGGAAAATGTTACTAGCAAAGTTAATTTAGATTTTTCTGATTATCCAAAGGATAGTGATTTCAAGTTAGATGGCGATACCAGTAAAGGAAAGGATGAGTTGCATAAATTTGAGAAGGTGCCAATTGGTAGTGGGATTGACATGTGTAATTTTGAGGACCCTTTGGATGTAAATCCTCCTGCATTGATCAGTTTAGGTGGCAATGCCAAATTGTCTGGGTATAATGATAGGATTCCCTGTAGCTTGTTGTCCAAAAGTCGTGACAATGTACCAGTAGTTAGTAGAGATGATGATGAAAACTCTTCTGGGTGTACTCACCCTATAAATACTGAAACCAAGTCCTTTAGGCCAAAGACTTGTATAGGTAAAAGAATGGCTTCTAACTTTCAGAAAGTTGCtgaaaaaacaaagaattaTGCACTTTCTAACAATG ATGGAGATTGGAAGCGAACTTACCTCAGCAAGAGGAACTGCAATAAACACCAAAGTTCTCAGATGAATATTCCTTTCAAAAAGAGGAAGCTTTTTAATTATCGCTCTGTTGCAAACTCTAATGGATTGATCAGGAGAGGTGGCATTTATTATTCACCTGAGAATTGTATGAATCAGGATGGATGTGATTCACCACCTGGGATGCACAAAG ACCCTGGAATGTCATCTTTGGAAGCATGCCAACATCAGACGTTACGAAGCATAGGTTCTCATG TGAATCTTAGGATCAAGTCATTTAGAGTGCCAGAGCTTTTTATAGAGGTTCCAGAAACTGCAACAATTGGGTCCTTGAAG AGGACAGTGATGGATGCAGTGACTGCTGTGCTTGGAGGTGAATTGCACATTGGTGTTTTTCTCCAGGGAAAACAAGTTAAGGATGACAGTAAAACTCTACTTCAAACTGGAATTTCTCATCATAACGAGTTGGATGCTTTGGGTTTCACCCTGGAGCCTAATTCTTCACAAAGCCTACCGATTGTATGTGCTTCACATTCTCCTCGTCCTAAAGCTGACATAACTGAGCCTGTAATAAG GTATCCCTCCAGTCCAGCTGTAATTCATCAGAGGATTCAAGGCAACTCTGACATGTTACCTGAGCATCAAGTAACCAGTTTAGGTAGACATTTTGAAAGTGACCATGATTCAGCACCTTCTCCTGTCAATGTGTCTGTTGacaaaaatatgaaagattccAAAGAACTGGTTACTGTTCCTGAAATGGATGAGGAACTAGCTATGGTACCTGTACACCAGAAGCCAAAGCGATCTGAGATCGTCCAGCGTCGAATACGCAGGCCTTTTTCTGTAGATGAAGTAGAAGCACTGGTTCAAGCAGTTGAAAAACTAGGAACTGGAAG gtGGCGTGATGTTAAGCTTTGTGCTTTTGATAATGCAAATCATCGGACATATGTGGATTTGAAG GATAAATGGAAAACACTGGTGCACACGGCAAGAATATCCCCTCAGCAAAGGAGGGGTGAACCTGTTCCCCAAGAACTTTTGGACAGGGTTCTAGTGGCCCACGCATATTGGTCCCAGCAACAGACTAAGTCACAGCACAAGCACCATCCAGAAACTGAAACTGTCTTCtccttttaa